One Plasmodium vivax chromosome 13, whole genome shotgun sequence genomic region harbors:
- a CDS encoding multidomain scavenger receptor, putative (encoded by transcript PVX_086080A): MVTPKCLTTLLVLQLLFQLLPPLTTHAKEWCKAKFEFGKADYAECQGETENIAKYMIHTTPVISSDVDLYANVSLVMSNGYGLKTKEIIIGSEEEGLLSKTFAVTTDVGSPEHVHVKLNSAKKNWKCKKITIWKDYKYWVFDCTGLLNEKNSEGTYFLSGNKIYTAFVQTGKDVQAGTSGTVEIVLLGNDKRSNTKVLHEGFTSGVLKKIKFQASDVGTLEDIILTNNASRDDPWYCDFVKIKSDNKLYVFNVKSWIGHPYEKTVRVNIRADQSVDGGAAKDIDCHIRGNDLINMANLPQALQSKVQIFKVRCPQNCQNAELSSVEGSSIHPSSTAICTSAIHDGALTPSGGSIIVTVGNDLNQYHAVREKTNQIEAIDFITKADEPNFSFYTYRLESIDDVKSNVRIVDSFGKLSSLGRLEIRRSDNTWGTVCKKGPNFTFSDDSAKRACADLGFPNGLYIKQMCFNLNGRNYCAGYKYPFSSAGMVCSGNEKNLLQCNADDSSHCVDHHDDVIIQCLNQGSNTELVTDGMIRLVDATGAPTTNGIGRLEMFYNGSFGSVCSEGWVKEGEKIACRELGYTGLKGNGFSHHLCTNIAGENLCGHDADKINAVNVKCKGDEKSLQSCPHETHEDIYCSHDEDLVIGCSGGEDEEYAYGGGSQVGGHNSHSVSTTGGLKKNFLNLEKKDFPRKIELTCFDKVVSIADLSSAQVGDVFLASCPEKCNEEVGVIKGTFLYTFDSPICKAAIHAGVLSSNVADDLVLIISHKHHSFLGTKRNDVESHGFTGTSKSFSVSIPTRSIIQEERKSNRKYEGGNAAGESSNGDDLSDERGNDSLVAPPIAKLPNGHLPARGLGTQPTFQWTPPTGFHGFNGKETDFVNCTNLPNEKYIKSLSNFTFIIYFTLSGGGGNWRTLLSHSLCDGISISVNEENELIIEQNCNPHLIKTKFKPVLGQTYHLAVAFNKTNKGVTLYINGKELTLEKAKYDFTLNGDLIIGRSNQTTTDYFIGSIHLVEVYKFVLADDEIRQSASAALSLDYLSRGSDGNYNGGGKNKRGKKKRGSNRKTVDGRQCTTPCKPKSIINKELQINGEQINLSCQDDLLSHQFDGKIGSQFLVHCSDDCTKSKLIVKGSNNYYTPDSSICKAAIHAGVYRPNRKNGDENNSFIMRIVNGLFEYKAARGHLGIVSKSERQSQLRSFSVFPENDDNILTCSSNGHLFLNLPVGTKRTIMCPSGCDKMEGKIWGTNVYAPSSTLCKAAIHSGVLSNQGGLVDLSLGSAVDEFTGSTQNGVESHSSARRSRSLTFSTHS; this comes from the coding sequence ATGGTAACCCCCAAGTGCCTGACAACCCTGCTGGTCCTGCAGCTGCTCTTCCaactgctcccccccctgacgACCCATGCCAAAGAATGGTGCAAAGCGAAATTCGAATTTGGAAAGGCGGACTACGCAGAGTGCCAGGGCGAAACGGAAAATATTGCCAAGTACATGATTCACACAACTCCCGTAATCTCCAGCGATGTAGATCTGTACGCTAACGTCTCCCTAGTCATGTCCAACGGGTATGGACTGAAGACGAAAGAAATCATCATcggaagtgaagaagaaggtcTGTTAAGCAAAACATTTGCAGTCACAACTGATGTGGGAAGTCCCGAGCATGTACacgtaaaattaaattcagccaaaaaaaattggaagtgcaaaaaaattaccatatGGAAAGATTACAAGTACTGGGTTTTTGATTGCACCGGTTtgttaaatgaaaagaacTCAGAAGGGACTTACTTCCTCtcgggaaataaaatatacacagCATTTGTCCAAACGGGGAAAGACGTCCAAGCAGGAACGAGTGGGACGGTCGAAATTGTCCTCCTAGGAAATGACAAACGGAGCAATACCAAAGTGCTACACGAAGGATTCACATCTGGAGTgctgaagaaaataaaattccaaGCATCAGATGTGGGGACCTTAGAAGATATCATACTGACCAATAACGCTAGTAGGGACGACCCCTGGTACTgcgattttgtgaaaatcAAAAGTGACAATAAGCTTTACGTGTTCAACGTTAAGAGTTGGATTGGGCACCCCTACGAAAAAACGGTGAGGGTTAATATAAGGGCAGACCAAAGTGTAGATGGAGGGGCAGCAAAAGATATCGACTGCCACATCAGGGGAAACGACTTAATTAATATGGCCAACCTACCTCAAGCGTTACAAAGTAAGGTGCAAATATTCAAAGTGAGATGTCCACAGAATTGCCAAAATGCAGAACTCTCTTCCGTAGAAGGTTCCTCCATTCATCCTTCCTCTACAGCTATCTGCACATCTGCCATTCACGACGGGGCGTTAACCCCCAGTGGAGGGTCCATCATAGTCACCGTTGGAAACGACTTGAATCAGTACCATGCTGTTAGGGAAAAGACAAATCAGATCGAAGCGATTGACTTTATTACCAAAGCGGATGAACCCAATTTCTCCTTCTACACCTACCGCCTAGAATCAATCGATGACGTCAAGAGTAACGTCCGAATTGTAGATTCATTTGGAAAACTCTCATCCTTGGGGAGGTTAGAAATTAGACGGAGCGACAACACATGGGGAACGGTATGTAAAAAAGGACCCAATTTCACCTTCTCCGATGATAGTGCTAAACGGGCCTGTGCAGATTTAGGCTTCCCCAATGGGCTGTACATTAAGCAGATGTGCTTCAACCTAAATGGACGAAATTATTGTGCAGGCTATAAATACCCATTCAGTAGTGCTGGCATGGTCTGCTCTGGAAATGAGAAAAACCTACTACAATGCAACGCAGATGACTCCTCCCATTGTGTAGACCACCACGATGATGTCATCATTCAGTGCCTAAATCAGGGGAGCAACACCGAGTTAGTTACCGACGGGATGATCAGATTGGTCGATGCAACTGGAGCGCCTACTACCAACGGAATTGGAAGATTAGAAATGTTTTACAATGGATCATTCGGGTCTGTGTGCTCAGAAGGATGGGTGaaagaaggagagaaaatcGCCTGCAGAGAATTGGGCTACACAGGACTAAAGGGAAACGGCTTCTCCCACCACCTATGTACAAATATCGCGGGGGAGAATTTATGCGGACATGATGCagacaaaataaatgcgGTAAATGTCAAGTGTAAAGGGGATGAAAAGTCCCTCCAAAGTTGTCCCCACGAAACGCACGAGGATATTTACTGCTCGCATGATGAAGATCTCGTCATCGGCTGTTCAGGCGGGGAAGATGAAGAATACGCATACGGGGGGGGTAGCCAAGTGGGGGGACATAACTCCCACTCTGTAAGCACAACTGGAGGACTTAAGAAGAATTTCCtaaatttggagaaaaaggaCTTCCCACGCAAAATCGAGTTAACCTGTTTCGACAAAGTCGTGTCCATAGCAGATCTGAGCTCCGCCCAAGTGGGAGACGTTTTCTTGGCTAGCTGCCCGGAAAAGTGTAACGAAGAAGTGGGCGTCATAAAAGGAACGTTCTTATACACCTTCGACTCGCCCATATGCAAAGCGGCCATTCACGCGGGGGTGCTCTCAAGCAACGTCGCGGATGACCTCGTCCTCATCATCTCTCACAAGCACCACAGCTTCCTCGGCACGAAGCGAAACGATGTGGAGTCGCACGGGTTTACTGGCACGTCCAAAAGTTTCAGCGTCAGCATCCCCACGAGGTCCATCATTCAGGAGGAACGAAAGAGTAACCGCAAATATGAAGGAGGGAATGCAGCAGGGGAGTCTTCAAATGGAGACGACTTAAGTGATGAACGAGGAAACGACTCGCTCGTTGCCCCCCCAATTGCGAAGCTACCAAACGGGCACCTCCCCGCAAGAGGGCTGGGCACTCAGCCAACATTCCAGTGGACACCCCCGACAGGCTTCCACGGATTTAACGGAAAAGAAACAGATTTCGTAAACTGCACCAATTTGCCGAACGAAAAGTATATTAAAAGCTTGTCCAATTTTACCTTCATCATTTATTTCACTTTgagcggaggaggaggcaaCTGGAGGACCCTACTCTCTCACAGCCTGTGTGACGGAATCTCCATCTCGGTGAACGAAGAAAACGAGCTAATAATTGAGCAAAACTGTAACCCTCATTTGATAAAGACCAAATTCAAGCCAGTCCTCGGACAAACGTACCACCTCGCAGTGGCGTTTAACAAAACGAACAAAGGTGTCACCCTCTACATAAACGGGAAGGAACTCACCCTGGAGAAGGCCAAATATGACTTTACCCTCAATGGAGATTTAATCATTGGAAGGTCCAACCAAACCACGACGGATTATTTCATCGGAAGCATCCACCTCGTTGAGGTATACAAGTTTGTTTTAGCCGACGATGAAATTAGGCAGTCGGCAAGTGCTGCTCTCTCCTTGGATTACCTCAGCCGAGGCAGCGATGGGAACTACAacgggggtggaaaaaacaaaagggggaagaaaaaacgtgGAAGCAACAGAAAAACGGTCGATGGAAGGCAATGCACAACCCCGTGTAAACCCAAAAGTATCATCAATAAGGAACTTCAAATAAATGGAGAGCAAATCAATTTATCCTGCCAAGATGACCTCCTGTCTCACCAATTTGATGGAAAAATCGGGTCCCAGTTTTTGGTTCACTGCTCGGATGACTGCACCAAATCGAAGCTTATTGTAAAGGGAAGCAACAACTACTATACCCCAGACTCCTCCATATGCAAAGCAGCCATACATGCCGGGGTGTACAGACCtaacagaaaaaatggagatgaAAATAACTCCTTCATTATGAGAATTGTCAATGGGTTATTTGAATATAAGGCAGCCAGGGGGCACTTGGGGATTGTTTCAAAATCGGAAAGGCAATCTCAATTAAGATCCTTTTCTGTATTCCCCGAAAATGACGATAACATTCTTACCTGCTCTTCCAACGGacacttatttttaaacttaCCGGTTGGAACCAAACGAACAATCATGTGTCCATCAGGGTGTGACAAAATGGAGGGCAAAATTTGGGGCACAAATGTATACGCTCCTTCTTCTACCCTATGTAAGGCGGCCATACACTCTGGGGTCTTATCAAATCAAGGGGGCCTCGTCGACCTGTCTCTTGGGTCCGCTGTCGATGAATTCACGGGCTCTACGCAGAACGGGGTTGAGTCCCATTCGTCCGCTAGGCGCAGCCGCTCTTTAACGTTTTCGACCCACTCGTAG